Proteins encoded within one genomic window of Acinetobacter sp. WCHA55:
- a CDS encoding FKBP-type peptidyl-prolyl cis-trans isomerase yields the protein MSAELEIIDLVVGEGKEAVKGALITTHYTGWLEDGTKFDSSLDRGNYFETVIGTGRVIKGWDQGIMGMKVGGKRKLIVPSHLAYGERKMGNIIPANSNLIFEIELYDVKTRD from the coding sequence ATGAGCGCAGAATTAGAAATTATTGATTTGGTTGTCGGTGAAGGCAAAGAAGCAGTCAAAGGTGCTTTAATCACTACACATTATACGGGCTGGTTAGAAGATGGAACCAAGTTTGACTCATCTTTAGACCGCGGGAACTACTTTGAAACTGTAATTGGGACAGGCCGTGTCATTAAAGGTTGGGACCAAGGGATTATGGGGATGAAAGTGGGTGGTAAACGTAAACTCATCGTGCCGTCACATTTGGCTTATGGTGAGCGTAAAATGGGCAATATCATTCCTGCCAATTCAAATTTGATTTTTGAAATTGAATTGTATGATGTAAAAACACGTGATTAA
- a CDS encoding GNAT family N-acetyltransferase has translation MIRAAQLQDIPEILDVVHDSIRSCIKDHHRHESTIQIWLENKTQSNLIMWMHYNDSWVYVLNQHVVGFIMVSDQGRILLNYISSAEQQRGIGRALLETVIEHLKRKKIRQMSLESTQTACSFYQKHGFQIHTQDIPNPKMVTMVKLLS, from the coding sequence ATGATACGGGCAGCGCAACTTCAGGACATTCCTGAAATTTTAGATGTCGTACACGACAGTATTCGATCATGTATCAAAGACCACCATCGCCATGAAAGTACGATTCAAATTTGGCTAGAAAATAAGACTCAATCTAACCTGATTATGTGGATGCACTATAACGACAGCTGGGTCTATGTACTCAATCAGCACGTGGTCGGTTTTATTATGGTCAGTGATCAAGGTCGTATTCTACTTAATTACATTTCATCCGCTGAACAACAACGCGGCATTGGTAGAGCATTATTAGAAACGGTTATTGAACATCTTAAACGTAAAAAAATTCGTCAAATGAGTTTAGAAAGCACCCAAACGGCATGCTCTTTTTATCAAAAACATGGCTTTCAAATCCACACCCAAGACATACCAAATCCCAAAATGGTGACCATGGTTAAACTCTTATCCTAA
- a CDS encoding TetR/AcrR family transcriptional regulator: MRPQKLSKEQIQLHCMHTFKTHGYAGTSMDLLAKSCGLSKAAFYYYYPNKEALVLDILHVSQQYLNHKLFSILNDTHLEYCVRFEHLHQQAVTFFSVGVQGCLVGMLSLEIPHLSKQIHLKIQSIFQDWELALFHYFQQVMPIAQAEALAKISVADYEGAILMTRLKQDDFYLTHVAERIFKQLFIAVEAKA, translated from the coding sequence ATGCGCCCACAAAAACTGAGTAAAGAACAAATCCAGTTGCACTGCATGCACACCTTTAAAACCCATGGTTATGCAGGCACCAGTATGGATTTATTGGCAAAGTCTTGTGGGCTTAGTAAAGCGGCCTTTTATTATTATTATCCCAATAAAGAAGCTTTGGTTTTAGATATTTTGCACGTCAGCCAGCAATACTTAAACCATAAACTATTCAGCATTTTGAATGATACACACTTAGAGTATTGTGTTCGCTTTGAACACTTGCACCAACAAGCTGTCACCTTTTTTAGTGTTGGTGTTCAAGGCTGCTTAGTCGGGATGCTGTCTTTGGAAATCCCGCATTTATCCAAACAAATCCATCTCAAAATTCAGTCGATTTTCCAAGATTGGGAGTTGGCATTGTTCCACTACTTTCAGCAGGTCATGCCCATTGCTCAAGCTGAGGCACTGGCTAAAATCAGTGTTGCCGATTATGAGGGCGCAATTTTAATGACACGTTTGAAACAAGATGACTTCTATCTGACTCATGTTGCAGAACGAATCTTTAAACAGTTATTCATAGCTGTAGAGGCTAAAGCGTAG
- a CDS encoding alpha/beta fold hydrolase, which yields MQATAHLDSIQIEKQTIQFSATDGYVLVGTRYRSSEPIKANIIVASATGVPQQFYRRFAEYAVTLGYQVLTFDYRGVGLSAPKQLKGFSMSYLDWGQLDLSGAIDFVAQDGKPIFVVGHSYGGQALGLTHNHDQVTAMYCFGTGAGWHGYMPFREKMKVHVMWNIIFPPMVALKGYLPWSLLKMGTDLPVDVYTQWRKWCKNPTYFFADPEQQHLLEQYAQVKTPIYAISALDDDWALPNSRHAFMQHYRQANMHYLNIEANDYGLKVIGHMGYFREGAEAIWEDMLNTFNRYLSSPTTTEL from the coding sequence ATGCAAGCCACCGCCCATTTAGATTCGATTCAAATAGAGAAACAAACTATACAATTCTCAGCAACCGATGGTTATGTACTCGTTGGCACACGTTATCGCTCATCTGAGCCAATCAAAGCCAACATTATTGTGGCCAGTGCAACAGGTGTACCACAGCAGTTCTATCGTCGCTTTGCCGAGTATGCAGTCACTTTAGGTTATCAAGTCCTAACTTTTGATTATCGCGGTGTGGGGCTTTCTGCACCGAAGCAGTTAAAAGGTTTTAGTATGTCCTATTTAGACTGGGGACAATTGGACTTATCTGGTGCAATTGACTTCGTCGCACAAGACGGTAAACCCATTTTTGTGGTTGGGCATTCCTATGGTGGCCAAGCCTTAGGTTTAACCCACAACCATGACCAAGTCACTGCGATGTATTGCTTTGGCACAGGTGCAGGCTGGCATGGCTATATGCCGTTTCGGGAGAAAATGAAAGTACATGTCATGTGGAATATTATTTTCCCGCCGATGGTTGCACTAAAGGGCTATCTGCCTTGGAGCCTGTTGAAAATGGGCACCGATTTACCTGTAGATGTCTACACACAGTGGCGAAAATGGTGTAAAAATCCGACCTACTTTTTTGCAGATCCTGAGCAACAACACTTACTGGAACAATATGCACAGGTTAAAACCCCTATCTATGCTATTTCAGCACTTGATGATGACTGGGCTTTACCCAACTCAAGGCATGCATTTATGCAACATTATCGGCAAGCGAACATGCATTATCTTAATATTGAAGCCAATGACTACGGCTTGAAAGTAATTGGACATATGGGATATTTCCGCGAGGGGGCCGAAGCCATCTGGGAAGATATGCTGAACACTTTCAATCGCTATTTATCATCACCAACCACTACGGAACTCTAA
- a CDS encoding diguanylate cyclase — MYSSLSKQSLFRLILGCLLFLSLIPSTWAQYEAEPTQYYLHQKNVNDIQFTEQTTSYLKGTWSYYDQVLISQPNRKLPSKTTELPISFQELTGSNVGYGTFVGHFKIPEEFIGRRLAIHIPNQNCAYRVYLNGDFLVRLGDVADNAGEQQTENAPRIAYFVPDGPYFTLSIQASNFNNLRGGLESPMHIGISKTINRHYQQLMMSIAMICGVVFGVGMFTTMFSMFRGSDERNSKSIFVFGIFILFLALHNLFTAPYAYTTFLDINWLWGIRLEYLFIYLAVMFFLSYMYLLNQHYLQYWIYTISMLVLTLNIVITLLSEQIVFERLAFYSAFFSIIILINFAYGFYITLKTKQKYSKLNLYAVVLLCISFIHDFLLTLHVIDSIHLSFISTSLYALLVMFQQSRNYAYQTYHTERLNNNLIELNDSLDQKVQQRTSQLHDLNEKLEYQIQIDALTGAYNRRALNQEIQQRFVETQQDSHATLAFAMMDVDYFKNYNDYYGHLKGDEVLQNLVKVIGAVLPHNAYLARYGGEEFAIVLYNVPIVIIRQIMQTVLDAVRSACFEHRNRQDGKDYVTLSMGVSWMDRETSYANIHDLMKAADLKLYQAKEAGRDQMKMPNESNENE; from the coding sequence TTGTATAGCTCATTGAGCAAACAGTCTTTGTTTAGGCTTATTTTAGGCTGTTTGCTGTTTTTAAGTTTAATACCTTCGACGTGGGCACAATATGAAGCTGAGCCTACGCAGTATTATTTGCACCAAAAAAATGTCAATGACATTCAATTCACCGAACAAACCACCAGTTACTTAAAAGGTACATGGTCTTATTATGACCAAGTGCTGATTTCTCAGCCCAATCGTAAACTCCCTTCTAAAACGACCGAACTGCCAATTTCATTTCAAGAACTTACAGGCAGTAATGTGGGGTATGGGACTTTTGTTGGTCATTTCAAAATTCCAGAGGAATTTATTGGCCGAAGATTAGCCATTCATATCCCCAATCAAAATTGTGCTTATCGGGTTTATCTCAATGGCGATTTCTTAGTTCGTTTAGGGGATGTCGCGGATAATGCAGGGGAACAGCAAACAGAAAATGCACCGCGGATTGCTTATTTTGTTCCTGACGGCCCCTATTTTACTTTAAGTATACAAGCCTCAAACTTTAATAATTTACGAGGTGGCCTTGAAAGCCCAATGCATATTGGTATTTCCAAAACGATTAATCGACATTATCAGCAACTGATGATGAGTATCGCCATGATTTGTGGTGTGGTGTTTGGTGTGGGAATGTTCACCACCATGTTCTCGATGTTCCGTGGTTCAGATGAACGGAATAGCAAAAGTATTTTTGTTTTTGGTATTTTTATTTTATTTCTTGCTCTACATAATCTTTTTACCGCACCATATGCCTATACAACTTTCTTAGATATCAATTGGTTGTGGGGCATTCGATTAGAATATTTATTTATCTATTTAGCTGTCATGTTTTTTTTGAGTTATATGTATTTACTCAATCAGCATTATTTACAGTATTGGATTTATACTATTTCCATGCTGGTTTTGACCCTGAATATTGTCATTACCTTATTGTCTGAGCAAATTGTTTTTGAGCGGTTGGCTTTTTATAGCGCATTCTTCAGTATTATTATTTTGATTAATTTTGCCTATGGTTTTTACATTACGTTAAAGACTAAACAAAAGTATTCAAAACTCAATTTATACGCTGTGGTATTGTTGTGTATATCGTTTATCCATGATTTTTTGCTGACGTTACATGTGATTGATTCGATTCATCTCTCTTTTATTTCTACAAGTTTGTATGCCCTTTTGGTGATGTTCCAACAATCGCGTAATTATGCCTATCAGACATACCATACTGAACGCTTAAATAATAATTTAATTGAATTGAATGATTCTCTAGACCAAAAAGTGCAACAGCGTACTTCTCAATTACATGACTTAAATGAAAAACTCGAATATCAAATTCAAATTGATGCTTTAACAGGCGCCTATAATCGGCGTGCATTGAATCAAGAAATACAGCAGCGTTTTGTTGAAACACAACAAGATAGTCATGCAACTTTGGCTTTTGCTATGATGGATGTCGATTATTTCAAAAATTATAATGATTACTATGGGCATCTAAAGGGCGATGAAGTCCTGCAAAATCTGGTCAAAGTGATTGGTGCAGTCTTGCCACATAATGCCTACTTAGCACGCTATGGTGGGGAAGAGTTTGCTATTGTTTTATATAATGTCCCAATTGTGATTATTCGCCAGATTATGCAAACCGTTTTAGATGCAGTGCGGAGTGCATGTTTTGAGCATCGTAACCGCCAAGATGGCAAAGATTACGTGACTTTGAGTATGGGCGTGTCGTGGATGGATCGTGAAACAAGTTATGCCAATATTCACGATCTCATGAAAGCAGCCGATTTAAAACTCTATCAAGCCAAAGAAGCGGGCCGTGATCAGATGAAAATGCCCAATGAATCAAATGAAAATGAGTGA
- a CDS encoding YaeQ family protein codes for MALKATIYKADLNIANMDVHQYGDYQLTLALHPSETIERLMVRLLAFARFADEALEFTKDLFETNEPALWEKDLTGQLVKWVEVGSPDEDKVKKASARCKQVAIVTYGTAVDEWYKRNSKLKTLNNVEIWQLSTASTEAVQALCERTMQLQLNVMDGEWTLIGDNAQAIIEWTQLQ; via the coding sequence ATGGCGCTTAAAGCTACAATTTATAAGGCAGATTTGAATATTGCCAATATGGATGTTCACCAATATGGGGACTATCAACTGACTTTGGCATTACATCCTTCAGAAACCATTGAGCGTTTGATGGTGCGTTTGTTGGCATTTGCACGTTTTGCGGATGAAGCTTTAGAGTTTACCAAAGATTTATTTGAAACCAATGAGCCTGCGCTGTGGGAAAAAGACCTCACGGGTCAGTTGGTGAAATGGGTTGAAGTGGGCAGCCCAGACGAAGATAAAGTGAAAAAAGCCAGTGCACGTTGTAAGCAAGTGGCGATAGTCACTTATGGAACAGCGGTCGATGAATGGTATAAGCGTAACAGTAAGTTGAAAACATTGAACAATGTTGAAATCTGGCAATTGTCGACTGCAAGTACTGAAGCGGTTCAAGCCCTGTGTGAGCGAACCATGCAACTTCAGTTGAATGTAATGGATGGTGAGTGGACCTTAATTGGTGACAATGCTCAAGCCATTATTGAATGGACGCAATTGCAATAA